In one window of Bemisia tabaci chromosome 4, PGI_BMITA_v3 DNA:
- the U2A gene encoding U2 small nuclear ribonucleoprotein A', translated as MVKLSPELISQCMQYTNPVHDRELDLRGYKIPIIENLGATFDQFDTLDLSDNDIRKLDGFCFLKRLKCLLLNNNRIVRIANGLEEFIPNLESLILTGNLIDELCDLDPLSTLPKLTTLSLLYCPVTSKQHYRLYVVYKIPQLTLLDFKKIRLKEREEAAALFNSDYGKEMRRTLEKRSKAKTFVPGAPLSRPANGTSNGPSSEQIQKIREAISKASSLEEVERLNRLLQAGQIPSNSKKPEGNQNIGNNEEEEEEEDEEEENEDVEMKEDLTNGHY; from the exons ATGGTGAAACTATCTCCCGAATTGATTTCACAATGTATGCAGTATACAAATCCTGTCCACGACAGAGAGCTAGATTTAAGAG gttATAAAATACCTATAATTGAAAATTTAGGTGCAACTTTTGATCAGTTTGATACACTAGATCTCTCGGATAATGATATTCGAAAGTTAGACGGTTTCTGTTTTTTGAAGAGATTGAAATGTCTTCTCTTAAATAATAATCGCATTGT GCGAATTGCAAATGGCTTAGAAGAATTTATTCCAAATCTAGAGTCTCTGATCTTGACAGGAAACTTGATTGATGAGTTATGCGATTTAGATCCCCTCAGCACACTGCCAAAACTCACCACACTTAGTTTATTGTATTGTCCTGTTACATCAAAACAGCACTACAGGCTGTACGTTGTGTACAAGATTCCTCAACTGACGCTTCTggatttcaagaaaatacgactaaaG GAAAGAGAAGAGGCTGCAGCTTTGTTTAATAGTGATTATGGGAAAGAAATGCGCAGAACCTTGGAAAAAAGATCGAAGGCCAAAACATTTGTTCCTGGAGCTCCTCTTAGTAGACCTGCCAATGGAACATCCAATG GTCCTTCATCGgaacaaattcagaaaattagagaagcTATTTCAAAGGCTTCATCTTTGGAAGAAGTCGAACGACTCAATAGACTCTTACAAGCAGGACAAATACCTTCAAACTCTAAAA AACCTGAAGGTAATCAAAACATTGGAAacaatgaagaagaagaagaggaagaagatgaagaagaggagAATGAGGATGTTGAGATGAAAGAAGATCTCACCAATGGCCACTACTGA
- the LOC109031292 gene encoding mitochondrial 2-oxoglutarate/malate carrier protein — MSTNQNAVSMPNYIKFAFGGVSGMAATCFVQPLDLIKNRMQLSKTKEHKTSFHMAKAILKSEGVIGIYSGLSAGLLRQATYTTTRLGVYTWLFGVYSKESGSNPGFFVKAGLGMFAGCCGAFVGNPAELALVRMTADGRLPAAERRNYRSVFHALIKIITEEGVLTLWRGAIPTMGRAMVVNGAQLASYSQAKEILLGTGYFKENITLHFTGSMISGLISTAASMPVDIVKTRIQNMKTIDGKPEFKGALDVLAKVVKNEGFFALWKGFFPYYARLGPHTVLTFIFLEQLNATYLKMAKTES, encoded by the exons ATGTCTACAAATCAGAATGCTGTGTCCATGCCTAACTATATCAAATTTGCCTTCGGTGGCGTCTCAGg GATGGCAGCAACATGTTTTGTCCAGCCCCTAGATTTAATCAAGAATCGTATGCAGCTGAGCAAAACCAAAGAGCACAAAACAAGTTTTCATATGGCAAAAGCAATTTTAAAATCTGAAGGAGTGATCGGAATTTACTCAGGATTGTCCGCAGGTCTCCTTCGCCAAGCCACATACACAACCACGAGGTTGGGTGTCTACACATGGCTCTTTGGAGTTTACTCAAA GGAAAGCGGGTCTAATCCAGGTTTCTTTGTGAAGGCTGGGCTCGGGATGTTCGCCGGGTGCTGCGGGGCATTCGTGGGGAACCCGGCGGAGCTGGCCCTCGTCCGGATGACGGCCGATGGGCGACTCCCGGCGGCCGAGCGTCGCAACTACAGGAGCGTCTTCCACGCCCTCATCAAGATCATCACCGAGGAGGGCGTCCTCACCCTCTGGCGGGGCGCCATCCCCACCATGGGCCGCGCCATGGTCGTCAACGGGGCACAACTCGCCTCCTACTCCCAGGCTAAGGAGATCCTCCTAGGAACAG GTTATTTCAAAGAGAATATCACTCTTCATTTTACCGGTAGTATGATTTCTGGTCTCATTTCCACTGCTGCCTCTATGCCGGTAGATATTGTAAAAACTAG GATCCAGAATATGAAAACAATCGATGGTAAACCAGAATTCAAAGGTGCTTTAGATGTACTAgccaaagttgtgaaaaatgaaGGCTTTTTTGCTCTGTGGAAAGGATTCTTCCCGTACTACGCTCGTCTGGGCCCACACACTGTTCTTACCTTCATTTTCTTGGAACAGTTGAATGCTACATACTTGAAAATGGCAAAGACTGAATCCTAA